The Leptolyngbya sp. 'hensonii' region AGATAATGGCTCTGCCCATACCAGTCGTCTGGCTCAGCAACAATGGCTCAAGTGGCAAGCCCAAGGATTGTTCCTCTTCTGGTTGCCACCCTACTGTTCTGAGATGAATCGGATCGAGGAGCAGTGGCATCAACTCAAAACCCATGAAATTGCTGGGCGGATGTTTGAGCATGAAGTTGATTTAGCCGATGCGATCATCGAGGGAATGCAAGCTCGTAGTAGTAGGGGCAATTACTCCCTGGAACGTTTTATATTTAATTCCTCCTGACTACTTACTGTCTTGAGATATATAAAGTTTAATCTGAATTTTACACTGTTAGTGGATGCAACTCAAAATTTGTCTAAAGATTTTAGGGATGTGCTAAAATAAGCGCTTTTGCTTGAGACAAAGGTCTGATTCCTTTTTCAACCAGTTCAATCCCCTTCCGGACATATCCAGTTGTTATTTCGGCACTACCGGATCAGTAAATACGTAGTAATACTGAATTCAATGAGTTGGCATCGGGCAAAATTAATTCAATCCACCACTAAAAGATAGCGACAAAATCCTCACCAAGATAGCGACAAAATCCCCACCCGTCTTCATCTGAAGTTAAACAGGGCAGATAACTCCGTTGCAATTCGTGGCTGTCCTCACAATTCGATAAAATACTGAAAGTTTTTTGAAGAAATGATGAAGTTGAAAGTCTCAAACTATACTTTTGTAGTCGGTTTTGATACATTCTAGGTTCATAGCCGACTTCTCACTTTCAAGAGCAGCTTGGTCTTTGATGTGTTGCTTAGTGGGTTTCTCGTATGGACTCACGGCAGAGCTTACTCTGAGAAAGCTCTTCTTCACATTCTCCCTGAGTGATGATTTTCTAGAGTAGATTAGCGGCTTGACCACTTTTGGCTAATTTTGTAGCTACTTTGTAGCTACTGATGTTGAGTTACGGTGTGTCGTGTGTTAGGGCATAGGTTATACCCATGGAGACTCCTCTCCCCCTTCAGACAGTAATTGGTTCCCCTGTTACTGCTTTACCCTTTAAATCTCAGATAGAAGTTCTTTTGGATTGGGCAAGAGCCCGCTCCAGTCGGGTAGTTTGTGTTGCGAATGTTCACATGCTCATGGAAGCAAAGTCTAATCCAAACTTTGCCTCTGTGCTTTTTAATGCTGACCTGGTAACACCAGATGGTATGCCTCTAGTTTGGATGATGCGACTATTGGGCATACACAATCAAGATCGTGTTGCAGGAATGGATATCTTTACATCACTCTGTGAGCATGCTCCTAAGCGCAATATTAGTATTTTTCTGTTGGGTTCCCACGAAACAATTCTGTCCCGCATGCAGCAAAGACTTCAATCGGAGTTTCCCGATCTTAAAATTGCTGGAGCAGAGCCATTACCCTTTCGACCTTTGACGCCAGAAGAAAATGAGCAGGTTCGAGAGAAAATTCATGCCAGTGGGGCAGGTCTGGTGATGGTTTCTTTAGGGTGTCCTAAGCAGGAACTGTGGATGACTGAGCAACAAGGCAAGCTGAATGCAGTCATGATCGGCATAGGAGCAGTCTTCCCAATTTACGCAGGGATTCATAAGCGTGCTCCCTATTGGGTTAGGGACTTAGGATTTGAATGGCTCTATCGGCTGTTTCAAGAACCTCGTAGACTCTGGAAGCGTTATGCGGCAACAATTCCACCTTTCATTTATCTGGCTATCAAGCAAATCCTTAGCGTTTATCTAAAGTCGCCTGATGGTACGGAGAGGAAGAAGGCTGCCTGTCTGGATTAGCGACACAAGGGATAGTCGGAAAATGGCTATGTTAAGGATCAATTTTAAGCGCAGAATCTAAGAGCAGAATTTAGAATTTAAGGGCAGGGAGTCAGCATGTTACATCCCTGCTTTTTGATTTTAAGTTTTTATCGAAAAGCTCTTCGGCGGGATCCATATCCTATTGCTAATGCATCCTTAGAACCATTCGCGATCGCGCCCAACACTAATGTAGGTGGGATTTTAAGAATTTCCATAGCCTGCCCCACAATAGAACGACTACTCTTACCCAAGCCAATCACCAGAATCAAAGCATCCGTTCTGGCTGCAATCAAGGCAGTATCTGCCAGCCCAACCAGAGGAGGGGTGTCATAAATCACCAGATCGAAAGCCTCTTCCAGTTGTTCCATCAGACCTTTCATTTTTTGAGAAGAAAGGGTGCGAATCGGATCAGGCGGTAAATGACCGGCTGTTAGAACAAACAAATTCTCTTCCTGGGACGATCGTTGAATTACCTGTTGCCAATCCAGATTGTTGGTGATGAGATCGCTCAAACCCAACATGTTAGAGACACCCAAACGCTCATGCAGTTGGGGTCGATGAAGGTCTAAATCAACGAGGAGAACCTTCTGGGCCATACCCGCTGCTGCTTGAGAGAGATAGGTAGAAACAGTTGATTTGCCATCCTGAGTATCCGGTGAAGTGATGACTAATGAGCGAATTGGAACATCCGGACTCAACAAACGAATACTCGTGTAGATGGAGCGAAAGACTTCCATGGCAGAAGAACCTTTGTAAGCCTGAAAGAGTTCCTCTTCCAGCGTGGTTTTGCCATTATTAAACAGTTGGATCTTGCCTAACTGTTTTAGCCACTCCAATCGGGCCGGAGGACCGAGGTCTTCGTCCTTAGGAATCCAGGGGATGATGCCCAATAAGGGAAGCTTGGTCGCATTCTTCACGTCTTCTGGAGAATAAATCAGGCTATCCAGCCGATCGAGAACCAGTGCAATAGCAACACCCAGCAATAAGCCTAAAATACTCCCCAATAAGACGGCCCGCTTAGCATTGGTAGCCGAAGGTTTGGGTTTACCAGGGGGAGAAAGCAACTGCCATGGTGTCTGCTTTTGGCCAGCATCAATTCGCAGTGCTTCCCGTTTTGCCAGAAACTGATTCAGGTTATCTGTAGCGATTTTCAATTCATTTTGAATGTCAGTATATTGGCGAGATATGACAGAAAGTTGCTTAACTCTCAGATTGAGGAAATTCTCAGTGTCAGTCAGAGCCTGATTCCGAGCTTCAAGAGAGCGAATTCTACTGGCCAGCTCAGATTGAATTCTTTGCCCTTCCCGGCTCAGGAGTGGAACCAGATTGTCCCGTTGATCTCGCAAGACCTTGATATTATTGCTTTGATCCAGGTAAAGACTGGATTCTGTAGCGATCTGGCTATCAATTTCCAGCAGCTTATCCAATAGCTTTTGATAGCGAGGATAGGTGCTCAATTCAGAATCAACCACCGCTTCAGGGGGTAACTCTGCTAACTGCTGCTGAATATCAGTGAAGAGCGATCGTGCTTCATCCAATTTAACTTGAGTTTGAAGACGCTCCTGGGTAAAACTCCCCAATTGAGCGGATAATTGCTGGCCCTGGGCATCCGGGTCAACCAGATTATATTCTTGCCGAAATGTCTGGAGTTTTCCCTGTAAGTCCTGTACGCGGGTTTCTAACTGAGGAATCTGGGTATCAACGAACTTAATCCCCTGTCGAACATCGGCTAGCCGTTCTTCCAAACTGTAGTTGAGATAGGCATCCTTCAGAGCATTCAAAATATCCCTAACCTTGTTAGGGTCTGGATCTTGGTAGGCAACCTGTAAGATTTGTACCTCCGGAAGTGGCGTAACCAACAGACGCTCCAGCATGGAATCCAGCGTCAAAGTTGGATATTTTGGCTTCAATGTTTTAACAATAGGATCTAACAGTTTAGGGCTTCTTAAAAGCTTCAGGGTTGCCAGATCAACTCCCCTTTGTTGAGGTTCTTCTTTGCTCGTCAGGGTTTGGGGTAGGGAAGAAATCACCTGAGCCTCTACGGTGACTGGCCGGGTGAGGATTTCAAAACCTGCCTGATAGATGGGAACACTGGTCATGGCCTTCAACAGAGCAGCCGAGGTCACAACTGTTGCCACACCCAGAATAAGAGGAATCCTGCGTCGAAGACCAGCAACGACTTTGCCCAGTTCCAGGCCACCCTCGTCATCGTTCCCAGACCTGAATGAAGCGAGATCAGGCTGAGACAATAAACGAGGTGACTTACCCGTGTCCCTGGATATCAGAGTATGCTGCTGTTGTTCATCCATCTTGATTTCCCACCGGTCACTTACCCTTAATTACACTCTATTCGACTGCTCACCCTAAAGCTTAAAGCTCGCTAAAGATCCTGAAGAAATTAAAGATTGAGAAAAAGCTCCCGATCGGGTTCAGCACAGTCCCCAGCACATCAGAAAAACTCGTCAAAGCAGAAGGACTGACAATAATCACATCATCGTTACGCAAAGGGGGATTCAGCGTTTCATCCAGGCCCTGGGCAAAATCAAGTTTGATCGTTCGTCTTGATACAGTACCATCGGGATTCAGCCGAATCAAATCAACACTCCCTTGCTCCGATCGGTTAGTAAAGCCACCAGCAGCCAGAACTCCTTGGGTCAGGGGAATATTAGGTGGAACCTGAACTAGACCCGGACGCTTAACTTCACCGACAACATTCACCCGAATGGTGTCCGGAGAAAAGCTGGCCGCTGCGATCTGAGTGCTTTCCTGAGGGGTGATTGTCTTGGCCAGTGGGATCACGATCGTATCCCCCTCCTGCAAAATCACATCCTGTCGAATATCCCCTTCTTTCAACAGTTTCCAGAGATTGACCTCAATCGTTTGCTCTGTGCCTGTCTTCGTCAGTCGGATAATTTTAATCTGCTGAATATCCGCCATTGGCTTAATGCCACCCGCCACTTGAATTGCCCGTGTGATGGTTGGCGTTCGGTCATTCCCCCCTGTTCCACCAGGAACGCCAGCCGCCCCTGTTCTGGCTGTTCCCGTCACCGTGTAAGGACCAGGACGATAGACTTCTCCAACCACAGCAACATTAAGGGGTTGATTTTTATCCGGAGCAAAACTGGCTGCTGCGATCAATTTTGATTCTGTTAGATCGACCTGAGTTGCCGTCGGGATGTAGATCGTATCGCCGCTGCGGATGGTCAGATCTCGGCTCAAATCACCAGTTTGGAGAAAGTCCCATAAATTGATATCGATTACTTCATCGGGAGCATTACCCCGTGGCCGCCGAACCTGGACTCGACGCAGGTCCGCCGCCTGGGTAATGCCACCAGCAAGCTGAATTGCCTTGGTCAGGGTTGGCAATTGCGTTCCGGATTCGATCGGGATGGTGTAAGAGCCTGGACGATTCACCTCCCCAGCAATTCCCACCTTGACAGGGCCAGGAGCAAGCAAAATAACTGTGACATTGGGGTAACGCAGAAGGCTGGCATAGCGCTGGGAAATGGCATCGGCTGCTCCTAACAGGGTCAACCCTCGGACAAACACAGGCCCAATATCTGGCAGGTTCAGGGTCCCATCCACCAGAACCTGATTCTCTCCGCTATATTGAGGGACTTTGAAAACGTCAATTCGAACTCGATCGCCAGGTCCGAGGATGTAAGATTCTTCTCCCCGAGGACTAACGGCAGGAAAATTGGGCAAAGGGCTGCGATTCTGGTCAATACTCTGGTTCTGAGTTAATTTGATCCGATCGTCCACCTGCAGTGACATGGAATCACTCTGAAAGGAACTGGCCGCGACGTCCGGAACAAGGATGAGCCCCCCAACTAGAGATACCAGTAACCCTGTTGAGAAGGTAGAGAGTTGCAGCATAGGTTTCAGCGAGCGTAGGTAAGGCGTATACCGAAGAAGCAATAAATCAACAGGTCAGAAACTCCTGACAATTCAGGCTTCTGTAAAACAGGCAATATCAAATCTATCAAATTACCTGTAATATCCAGATTGCTCCAGAATCGTTATCTCCCCCTAACATATCAAGCTAGAATTAGGTTTAACCTGACCAATCCTTCCTCTACAAGGATTCTGGGAATCTGCCACCTTGCCATATTTTGGATATACAAGGTTCTTGATAGCTTTCATGTGTGCAAACCCTTTGGTCTATTTTAGCGATCATGAGTGACTTTCCGAATTTTTCTGAAAATGGCTACCAGGTTGAGAAAAAATTGGGTCACAATGCCGCTGGAGGTCGAGTTACCTACCTGGCAACAGCGCTGAGAACGCAGGAGCAGGTGGTTATTAAGCAGTTCCAGTTTGCCAAAGTGCAGAGCACCTGGACAGACTATAACGCCTATGAACAGGAAATCCAGGTTCTGCGTGAACTCAACCATCCTGGGATTCCCCGTTATTTAGATTCTTTCCCCACTGATAGTGGTTTTTGTATGGTTCAGGAATATAAGCCTGCGGTCTCATTAGGGGTACCCCGCAGCTTTAGTCCGGAGCAAATCCATCAGCTTGCGATTTCTGTTTTAGAGATCCTGGTTTATTTACAAAATCGCCTTCCCAGTGTCATCCACCGAGACATCAAGCCAGAAAACATTCTGGTTGGTCCACACATGGAGGTTTACCTGATCGATTTTGGATTTGCCCGCATTGGCCATGGGGAAGTCGGGATTAGTAGTGTGGTCAAAGGCACCTTGGGGTTTATGCCTCCCGAGCAACTGTTCAATCGCCAATTGACGGAAGCCTCTGACCTGTATGGTTTAGGGGTAACCCTAATTTGTCTGCTCACAGGTACAAAATCAACCGAAATCGGCCAGCTCATTGACATTAGCTACCGGGTCAACTTCAAACCACTGCTACCCAAGATCAGTGTCCGGTGGGCAAACTGGCTGGAAAAAATGGTAGAACCCAGAGTCAAGGACCGGTATCCTGATGCAGCAGCGGCTCTAGCAGCCCTGCCGGATGCGTCTATCTATCTACCAGAAGTGCGATTAAGTGAATCAAACCTGGAATTTCAGGCAGCTCGATCGGGGGAAATTTTGACCCAGATGCTGACGGTTTACAATCCGGCTCCTGGCATTGTGCTGGAGGGAGAGTGGGAAGTTGCGCCCCATACCAGTGACCCACCCCATACCCCCGCCACCCATGCCTGGATCAGGATTGATCCAGGCCAATTCACAGGCAACCGCACGGAGTGTCAAATCACCGTGGATACCAGTAAACTGATGTCGAATCAGCTCTACAATCGAACCCTTGCCCTGCACACCAATTCTCTCCCCAAAACCTATCCGGTTTCGATACAAGTTCGCACTGCTGCTATCCCTATTGCTGGTCGGCAACTGCCTTTCACAGTGCTGATTGTGCTGCTGTTGCTTTCTCTGGGTACAGCCTGGATTGCCACAGCCATGGTTGCTGAAGCTGGGACTTTGGCTCAGGCTCCGACTGTGATCAACTTTGGAGCCCTGGCAGGAGCAGCGGTGGGGCTGGAAGCAGCAGCCTGGGGGATGAATGCAGCAGGTCGGGCCGATGGGGCGATCGCGGCTTTGATGGCGGGTGTGGGCCTGGGAGTGATAGCAATGCTGATGGCCTTGAGTGGAACGCTGGTGGCCGCAGGACCAGCAGTGGTGATCAGTGCTACGATCGGATTGGCCTGTGGTTGCCTGAGTGGAATCGCCATGGGTTTTGCGGTGGAAAGCCTGTTGGACAGAGGGATGGAACGAACTTTTGCAACAGCCTTGGTACTCCTGACCACGACTTTTGCAACAGCCCTGGGTATTGGCTGGAAACTGGGAGAAAGAGGCCCCCTCCTGACCCTGGTCACCGTCGCTACTGGCCTGGCTTTTACTGCTGTGCTACTCCATTTTTTACTGCAACGAACCAAGCTGCAGGCCAACCAGCGGCAGGCCGAACGTCATTTAATTAGACCTTGATGCAGAGTCTACCCTCATCCTCTGAATTGAAGCATCACCTCCAAACCTGGTTTGGCAGCGATGTCGGTATTGGGATCAGCCAGATTTCAGGTGACTATCCCCTGTTTCCCGAAGAAGTAGCCTATATCCGCAATGCCGTCGCCAAGCGACAAGCTGAATTTGCAACCGGGCGCTGGTGTGCCCGAGAAGCACTGGCCACGATCGGGGTTGCGCCGCAACCTCTCCCAGTCAGCCCCTTGCTGGCCCCCTGCTGGCCAGAGGGCACGATCGGTTCCATCACCCACGATCGGGATATTTGTCTGGCCATTGCCCTACCTGCCATACGCCACACGGGTGTGGGTATCGATCTGCTGCATCCGGATCAGCAGGTTGGTGCTGATCTGGCCCCTCTGATCGTCAATGCCTGGGAACAGCAGCACATTCTGACGCTCAATGCTCACCCTACCACCCTGAGATCGCTGTTCAGCATCAAAGAATCTGTAGTCAAGGCTATTTCCAAGTCCGTAGGACGGTTTATGGATTTGCTCGAAATTACGATCGACCTCCAGGAAACGGAATTCGCCGCCTCCTGTAATGCGGTAGCCGGACAGATCCATGGCTGGCATGTCCAGGTTGCCCATACCCTCCTGACCGCAGCAATATTTGATGCAGTTAATTGAATTGACGGCGAAAAAACGGAATCAGGGCCTCACTCACCTTTTCATGCCAGTCTTCCTGGGCATAGTGGCCCACTTCATCCAGCAGGGTTATTTCTCCCTGTTTGAGGGCATTTGCCAGCTCCCGTGCGGCTTCGACGGGCAGCCAGGGATCCCGAATCCCCCAGACTATTAAAGTAGGCTGCTGCCAGTGAGGCCAGCCCGCCTCAAGGTCTGCCATCGTTTGTTTCAGTTGCAGGTTCTGGATGGTTGCCAGCAGTGCCCGCCCTGCATCGGAGCTTTTCAGAAAGGGGCGACGATACACATCCAGGTCGGCATCATCCACCTGATAAGGGCCACCCCCTTCCAGAGTCCGGTCTACCAGCAAGGGATCCTGGGTCAACACATCCCCAATCAAAGGCAGCCCCAACTGCTGGATTTTCCAGGGCAGTTTGGCCGTTGTGGACAGAGGCGTATTAACCATGGCCAACCGCTCTACCCGATCGGGGTAACGGAGGGCATACTGTAGCCCCACCGACCCCAGAAATCCCTGGGTGACCAGGAAAACCCGTTCCAACTGGAGCGCCTGGAGCAACTCAGTCAAGGCATGCAGAAAAGCCTCAGGGGTATAGGCAAAGTCTCGCCGATCGGGCTGGGCCGAAAAGCCAAACCCGATCCAATCGGGGGCAATGGTGCGGAACCCCTGTTCTGCCAGGGCTGTCATCACATGACGCCAGCTATAACTTTGGGAAGGTAGGCCATGCAGGAGCAGAACTGGCAGAGGCTTGGCCTCACCGATGGGGGTTGCTTCCCGATAAAACCACTGCAGCCCCCCAACCTCAATGACATGCTCTTCAGTTGCCACGGTTAAACCTTTCTTAAACTTAAGCTTTTTGTTAGCTTACCCTAGACGGGGCACAGGCAGCGAATTGGACTCTGTCCCTTGGTGACCTATGTGCAAACCCTGAGGCGGGGAGACGCAGCGCATAAATTCCGCGACCTCCGCACCTCGGCGGTTTATTCCCTATCTAGGGCTGTATTTAGGCTTAAGCAATCACCAGAGCTTCGACAAGGTTAGCACCCGCTTGAGCTGCAGCAGCCAGTTTTGCCAGATTCTGGGGTTGCATCACTTCCAGGTAACGGGCGGCGAGGGCAGGGGGCAGGAATTCCACCATCAACCGATTTTCCACCCAGAACTCAATCACTTCAAATAAGTCATCCCGATTGCAGCGCACGGCCCGCCACCCTTCACGCGCCGCAATGCACTTGATGTCTTTTTCACTGGTGTTGACAGAAACTGCAATATGGGTGTCAGTGTAACGGTGGGGATGGGGATGCAGCGAAAAGGTTGCTTCTGCCTCTGTTCCCAACCCAGGAAGAATTTGACTGCCCAGAGGATAAATTTCCAGCATCGTTCCATAGGAATCACCCGTTGCCACCAGATAGCTACCGGGATTGGGAGGGAAGGGGGCTACAAAACCCTGCATAACTTCCGCCAAGACTGTTGCAACCCGCAGGGGATCGATCGCCGAAATGGATACGTGATGAAGCATTGTGTGTGGTTCCTCGAACAATGAATGCTTTTGAAAACACCCATGACGCGATTGACCATTTCGTATACCCTGACGGGATATGCCCCAAAATCACCCACCTAGGGGACCACTCCTCACCCAGGAGAATTACCGAACAAATTGGTGTCGCTCCAACAGGGTTTCACCAAAGTCAGGCACCCAGGCTACCCAGCGTCCATCTGTCTCTTCGCAAAGCAACAATGCTTCATCAAAGCTGAAGAGTGATAATGGATCTCGTAACCGAACCCAGGTATTGGGTTGGGGAACAAATCCAACCGCATCCGAGGTCAGATTCAACAAAGCAGAGAGAGATGAGGCTGGAAACATATCCATAAATTCCAATGCAATTCTGTATTAAAAACTACAAAATTATCCCTCCAGCAGACAAGCGATCGTTTCAGAGCTTTACAATCCAGCCCAGATCCATGTTAGGCTCCTGAATTGATCATCACGCACTTAAACTATGGCAGTTCCCCTGCCCCTTTCAGCAGAATACAATGACTTCCTGCGCGGGTTGAAAGAGCGCATCCGCAAGGCCCAGAGTCAGGCAGTCCTGGCTGTGAATCGGGAACTGGTTCTGCTCTACTGGCAAATTGGTCAGGAAATACTGCATCGTCAGCGACAACAGGGATGGGGTGCTAAAGTGATTGATCAACTGGCCAAAGATCTGGGCCGAGAGTTTCCCGAGATGCAGGGCTTTTCATCCCGAAATCTCAAGTACATGCGGGCTTTTGCGGAAGCTTACCCTGATGCGGGAATTGTGCAAGCGGTCCTTGCACAAATCACCTGGTATCACAACATTGCCCTGTTAGAGAAGCTAAAAGCCCCAGAAGAACGGCTCTGGTACGCCTACAAAACAGCTGAGCAGGGGTGGAGCCGCAATGTCATGGTATTGCAAATAGAAAGTGAGTTATACCAAAGGCAAGGGGGGGCCATCACCAATTTCAGACAGGTTTTGCCTGCTCCCCAATCAGAACTGCTCCAGCAAATGATCAAAGATCCCTACAATTTTGCTTTCCTCACCCTGGAGCAGGATCGCCTGGAACGGACGATTGAAAAAGCCTTGATCGAGCACATTCGGGATTTTTTGTTAGAACTGGGGGTAGGTTTTGCCTTTATTGGCAGTCAGTATGTGCTGGAAGTGAGCGGCAGGGAATATCGTCTGGATTTGCTGTTTTATCATGTTCGACTTCACTGCTATGTTGTGATTGATTTGAAAACAGGAGAATTTGAACCTGCTTTCTCTGGGCAGATGAATTTCTATGTGGCGGCGGTAGATAATCTGTTGCGATCGTCCCAGGATGAGCCGACGATCGGCATCATTCTCTGCAAATCTAAGGATAAGACAATTGTGGAGTACGCCCTCCAGGGATTGCAAAAACCGATCGGGGTATCGACCTACCGATTAGGCAGTGAGTTACCTGAACAGTTGCAGACCATTTTGCCCACTGTAGCCCAATTGGAGGTGGAATTAAATACGGTGATTACAGATATTCCTGGAGAGCCCCATGCGGAATCCTCTGCTTAGAGACGGCAATTCTCATTATGGCGAAAAGCTGTTCAAGTCCTGGAAATGCCGGTATTGTAGGGACATCTGAAAGAGCTAATGGGTCCAGATCTGTTGAAGCAGCCAGGGTTGTTTAACGAAGTTGTGGATTCCTTTCGCCAAGTGCTGTCATCGTTACCGGACAAGCGCACTGGCAGGAATACTCCCTATGGGATGGAAGATGCGGCCTTAAGCGCGTTTAGCCTGTTCTTCACCCAAACTCCGCCGTTTCTAGTGTTTCGTCAGGAAAATTTTGACGGGTCGAAGACCCGCAAAATTTAACCCCAATCAACAGACGAGGATCCCGGTCAGCCAAGACTGGGGTCCTCGTCTTATGGAGATCGGTGAAGTTGGAATCAGGAACTGGAATACCTTTAGGCTCCTTCCCAGGAATTCCAGGGAAATTGCACCCAGGGACTTGCGAAGCTTGCCTGCTCAAACTATCGCTGGGCCTTGAGCCCTGGCATACAGAATGCAGTTAGCCAATAATAGTCCGATAATAATCCGATATAATAGAATAAATAATTCTTTTTTATTTAATACCCTTGCCCACCCACCCTATGGAAACCTCCCTGCCTGCTATTGTGGTTGTCCCATTGTCACGGGAGGGGAAACCGCACCCCCGCAGCCGTCAGATCCAGTCTGAGTCCCCAGACCTCCGCCAGGTCCAGGTCCAGGAATTTCTGCAGCGCCCTACCCTGGCTCCCAACAGCCGCCAGGTCTATGCACAGGAACTTAAGCGCTTTCTGGGCTGGACGGACCTGACCTGGAAAGATCTGAGAGGTCAGCACCTGACTCAGTACAAACAATTCCTGGAAGCAGCCACCAGTCAACGAGGTAAGCCCCTCTCCACAGCCAGCATCAACAAGGCGATCGCCACGCTAAAAAGTTTCTTCAAGTGGATGGTGGCCACCTATCCAGACCTGATGAGTACGAATCCAATCCAGCGGATAAAGCTGGAGCAGATTTCCCCAGCGCCAGTCCAGGGCCTCGCTCCAGAAGACCTGGCCCAGATCTGGGCCGCTCTGAATACCCTGGAGGATACCCAACAGCGAGACACCGTCCTGGTCCATTTACTCTGCCATGGCCTGCGGGCTGGGGAGTTAGTTCGCCTCAATGTGGGAGATTTTGATGGCAGACTATTGCACCTGACGGGTCC contains the following coding sequences:
- a CDS encoding WecB/TagA/CpsF family glycosyltransferase; translation: MEAKSNPNFASVLFNADLVTPDGMPLVWMMRLLGIHNQDRVAGMDIFTSLCEHAPKRNISIFLLGSHETILSRMQQRLQSEFPDLKIAGAEPLPFRPLTPEENEQVREKIHASGAGLVMVSLGCPKQELWMTEQQGKLNAVMIGIGAVFPIYAGIHKRAPYWVRDLGFEWLYRLFQEPRRLWKRYAATIPPFIYLAIKQILSVYLKSPDGTERKKAACLD
- a CDS encoding polysaccharide biosynthesis tyrosine autokinase — its product is MDEQQQHTLISRDTGKSPRLLSQPDLASFRSGNDDEGGLELGKVVAGLRRRIPLILGVATVVTSAALLKAMTSVPIYQAGFEILTRPVTVEAQVISSLPQTLTSKEEPQQRGVDLATLKLLRSPKLLDPIVKTLKPKYPTLTLDSMLERLLVTPLPEVQILQVAYQDPDPNKVRDILNALKDAYLNYSLEERLADVRQGIKFVDTQIPQLETRVQDLQGKLQTFRQEYNLVDPDAQGQQLSAQLGSFTQERLQTQVKLDEARSLFTDIQQQLAELPPEAVVDSELSTYPRYQKLLDKLLEIDSQIATESSLYLDQSNNIKVLRDQRDNLVPLLSREGQRIQSELASRIRSLEARNQALTDTENFLNLRVKQLSVISRQYTDIQNELKIATDNLNQFLAKREALRIDAGQKQTPWQLLSPPGKPKPSATNAKRAVLLGSILGLLLGVAIALVLDRLDSLIYSPEDVKNATKLPLLGIIPWIPKDEDLGPPARLEWLKQLGKIQLFNNGKTTLEEELFQAYKGSSAMEVFRSIYTSIRLLSPDVPIRSLVITSPDTQDGKSTVSTYLSQAAAGMAQKVLLVDLDLHRPQLHERLGVSNMLGLSDLITNNLDWQQVIQRSSQEENLFVLTAGHLPPDPIRTLSSQKMKGLMEQLEEAFDLVIYDTPPLVGLADTALIAARTDALILVIGLGKSSRSIVGQAMEILKIPPTLVLGAIANGSKDALAIGYGSRRRAFR
- a CDS encoding SLBB domain-containing protein, producing MLQLSTFSTGLLVSLVGGLILVPDVAASSFQSDSMSLQVDDRIKLTQNQSIDQNRSPLPNFPAVSPRGEESYILGPGDRVRIDVFKVPQYSGENQVLVDGTLNLPDIGPVFVRGLTLLGAADAISQRYASLLRYPNVTVILLAPGPVKVGIAGEVNRPGSYTIPIESGTQLPTLTKAIQLAGGITQAADLRRVQVRRPRGNAPDEVIDINLWDFLQTGDLSRDLTIRSGDTIYIPTATQVDLTESKLIAAASFAPDKNQPLNVAVVGEVYRPGPYTVTGTARTGAAGVPGGTGGNDRTPTITRAIQVAGGIKPMADIQQIKIIRLTKTGTEQTIEVNLWKLLKEGDIRQDVILQEGDTIVIPLAKTITPQESTQIAAASFSPDTIRVNVVGEVKRPGLVQVPPNIPLTQGVLAAGGFTNRSEQGSVDLIRLNPDGTVSRRTIKLDFAQGLDETLNPPLRNDDVIIVSPSALTSFSDVLGTVLNPIGSFFSIFNFFRIFSEL
- a CDS encoding protein kinase; protein product: MSDFPNFSENGYQVEKKLGHNAAGGRVTYLATALRTQEQVVIKQFQFAKVQSTWTDYNAYEQEIQVLRELNHPGIPRYLDSFPTDSGFCMVQEYKPAVSLGVPRSFSPEQIHQLAISVLEILVYLQNRLPSVIHRDIKPENILVGPHMEVYLIDFGFARIGHGEVGISSVVKGTLGFMPPEQLFNRQLTEASDLYGLGVTLICLLTGTKSTEIGQLIDISYRVNFKPLLPKISVRWANWLEKMVEPRVKDRYPDAAAALAALPDASIYLPEVRLSESNLEFQAARSGEILTQMLTVYNPAPGIVLEGEWEVAPHTSDPPHTPATHAWIRIDPGQFTGNRTECQITVDTSKLMSNQLYNRTLALHTNSLPKTYPVSIQVRTAAIPIAGRQLPFTVLIVLLLLSLGTAWIATAMVAEAGTLAQAPTVINFGALAGAAVGLEAAAWGMNAAGRADGAIAALMAGVGLGVIAMLMALSGTLVAAGPAVVISATIGLACGCLSGIAMGFAVESLLDRGMERTFATALVLLTTTFATALGIGWKLGERGPLLTLVTVATGLAFTAVLLHFLLQRTKLQANQRQAERHLIRP
- a CDS encoding 4'-phosphopantetheinyl transferase superfamily protein, with the protein product MQSLPSSSELKHHLQTWFGSDVGIGISQISGDYPLFPEEVAYIRNAVAKRQAEFATGRWCAREALATIGVAPQPLPVSPLLAPCWPEGTIGSITHDRDICLAIALPAIRHTGVGIDLLHPDQQVGADLAPLIVNAWEQQHILTLNAHPTTLRSLFSIKESVVKAISKSVGRFMDLLEITIDLQETEFAASCNAVAGQIHGWHVQVAHTLLTAAIFDAVN
- a CDS encoding alpha/beta fold hydrolase, producing the protein MATEEHVIEVGGLQWFYREATPIGEAKPLPVLLLHGLPSQSYSWRHVMTALAEQGFRTIAPDWIGFGFSAQPDRRDFAYTPEAFLHALTELLQALQLERVFLVTQGFLGSVGLQYALRYPDRVERLAMVNTPLSTTAKLPWKIQQLGLPLIGDVLTQDPLLVDRTLEGGGPYQVDDADLDVYRRPFLKSSDAGRALLATIQNLQLKQTMADLEAGWPHWQQPTLIVWGIRDPWLPVEAARELANALKQGEITLLDEVGHYAQEDWHEKVSEALIPFFRRQFN
- a CDS encoding PDDEXK nuclease domain-containing protein, whose product is MAVPLPLSAEYNDFLRGLKERIRKAQSQAVLAVNRELVLLYWQIGQEILHRQRQQGWGAKVIDQLAKDLGREFPEMQGFSSRNLKYMRAFAEAYPDAGIVQAVLAQITWYHNIALLEKLKAPEERLWYAYKTAEQGWSRNVMVLQIESELYQRQGGAITNFRQVLPAPQSELLQQMIKDPYNFAFLTLEQDRLERTIEKALIEHIRDFLLELGVGFAFIGSQYVLEVSGREYRLDLLFYHVRLHCYVVIDLKTGEFEPAFSGQMNFYVAAVDNLLRSSQDEPTIGIILCKSKDKTIVEYALQGLQKPIGVSTYRLGSELPEQLQTILPTVAQLEVELNTVITDIPGEPHAESSA